Within Meiothermus cerbereus DSM 11376, the genomic segment ACCCCGCTTTATCGACTGGCATGCCTATGCCCGTACTGGACGGTTATATACCCGCATCTTCCAGGCCGAAGCCCCGGCCCGCTTCACTTTTTTTCTGGATGGCTCTAAAAGCATGCTGCTCTATGGCAAGCAGGCCTATGCCGAGCGGGTAGCGCATATTCTGACAGGGCTGGCCAGGCCGGAAGGCGCTTTTTTGTGGGGTGGGGGCCGCTACCGGGGCCAGCTAGGCTGGGTGGAAGCGGGGCCTTCGGTGTTGCTCCAGCAGCCCCGGCCCAGGGGCGTAACGGTGCTGCTGACCGATGGTCTGGACGAGGCAGACTGGCCGCGCATGCTGCAAAAGCTCCGGCGTGTGGTGCTCATTCAGATCATGGCCCCCGAGGAGCTGGCCCCCCACTTTAGCGAGGCCCTGCTGCACGATGTGGAGGTAGACCAGCGTATGGAGGTAGGGCAGGCGGAAATACGGGGTTACCAGGAGGCGCTGGAAAAGCACCTGCTGCTTCTTAGAACCATCGCCCGTCGACTGGGAAGCTATGCGCTCTTACGCGTGGGCCAACCAATTGTACCGGCCTTGCTGCGGCAGGGCGTTCTGGAGGAGCGCTAAGTTTCTCCAGAGTTGAAATGCAAGTTGCTGCTCCAAAATATCACTGAGGCATTGCGCCAGGTAGGCATAGACTCATTCCGCGGGGTTTTGCCAATCTACCCTGGTGCAACTTATATGAACCCCGCCTGAATCGTTCCGTTAGGGATTGTCAGAGCATCCTGGCTTTTCGAGCTAATGCTATCCGCGCTTCAGGCAGGGGCCCCAGAAAAAAGAACAAATCAAAGACATCTCCTATTAGACCCACCTGAACCTGCTATAGCGTAAATGCTTCTGGTGGGAGGGCATAGCCCAGAGGTTCCAGCAGGGCCGCTAGGTGGAACCTCTGGAACTCCTCTGGGGGCACGTACTCGCCTATAAGGCGCAGGGCCTCGACAGGCAAAGGCTTGAGGGCAATTACGCAGTGGTAGGGTTGCAGCAAGGCCAGCGGCAGGTTTCCCCCCGCATACACAATGAGGTCGGCCTGGCGGGCCACCACCGTGGCCTGCACCTCGGCGGCAGCCGCCACCCCCCGCTGGGGCAGCGGCAAAAGCTCCAAAAAGCCCTCGCCCTCGGGAAAACTCCGGCCAAGCACCGAGACTTTGGTCAGTCCGCGCAGACCCTGGGCCAGTTCCGGGCGAACAGGGCCCAGCCAGAGCGCTTTATCGCCGAAGGCATAGCGGCGAATCAGGTTGGCCAGCGCGATGGGCTCGAGGTAAAACCCACGGGTTCCAGTAACCTCGGGCAGCACCAAGTCTACCCGCCGGGCTTGAAGCGCCTCGGGCTCGAGGTTTTGCACGGCATTCAGGGCCAGGGCCTGCAGGCCGGGGTCTTCCAGCACCGCACCCCGGAAGCCCAGAGGTTGAAGGCCCATGAGGGCGGCCTCGAGCCTCGCTCCCGGCTGGCTTGGGTAGACAAACAGG encodes:
- a CDS encoding DUF58 domain-containing protein; translated protein: MTRYRIRTRPTQPFAGERTQAVPGRGLEFYELRGYTQGDEPRFIDWHAYARTGRLYTRIFQAEAPARFTFFLDGSKSMLLYGKQAYAERVAHILTGLARPEGAFLWGGGRYRGQLGWVEAGPSVLLQQPRPRGVTVLLTDGLDEADWPRMLQKLRRVVLIQIMAPEELAPHFSEALLHDVEVDQRMEVGQAEIRGYQEALEKHLLLLRTIARRLGSYALLRVGQPIVPALLRQGVLEER